The DNA region CGGCAGGTTGCGGAGCGGCGCGACGACGATGCCGCCGTGGCGCTCCAATTCCTTGCGGACGGAGGTGCGGCAGGCCAGCTTTTCCGAGCCGTTGATTTCCATCGCACAGGAACCGCAAATGGCGGACCGGCACGAATACCGGAGCGCCAGACTGCCGTCCTGTTCATTCTTGATGCGGATCAAGGCTTCGAGGACCGTCAGGCCCCGGCCGACTTCGAGCCGGTAATCTTCGGCGTGGGGATGGACGTCGACTTCCGGATTGAATCGTTGAACGGTGAAAGTGAGGCGCATGGAAGACGTGACGCTTAAAACGTGATGCGTGATGGGTGATACGTGATGGGTAAGAGAATACCACGCGCGTCACGCACAACGTATTACGCGTTCCGAGTTACGCATCACGCATGACTCATCACGCATCACGTCTTTTCAGTCCAGCTCAAAGGTCTTCGGATAGTCCGTGAGATTGCGACAGCCGTCGTGGGTGACGAGGACCATGTCTTCGATGCGGACGGCGCCCAGGCCCGGATAGTAGAGGCCCGGCTCGACCGTGACCACATGGCCCTCCTGCAGGACTGACCCCGTGCGGCTGATGCGCGGCGCTTCGTGGATATCCAGCCCGACGCCGTGGCCGGTCCCGTGGAAATACCCCTGCATACGCCCGTTCACCAAGCCGGTCTTGTAGCCGGCCTTCTCGAACCGCTCGCAGATGCCTTGATGGATCTTGGCGCCGTCGGCGCCGTCCCGGATTTGGGCGATCGCCTCTTCCTGAGCATCCTTGACCGTCCAGTACAGCCTTTTGAGCTCGGCCGACGCCCGGCCCCGCACGACGGTCCTCGACATGTCGGCGAAGTAGCGGGAGGCGGCCGAGCGCGGGAAGACGTCGAAGATGATGCTGCGGTCAGCCGGCAGCGGGCCGCTGCCTTCGTGATGGGGATCGCAGGCCTGTTCGCCGCCGGCGACGATGGTGTGTTGGGCGACGCAGTCCCGTTCCATAAGCGTCACGTTGATCAACTTCTTGACGCGCTCGGAAGTCAGCGGCTCGCCGTCGAGCCACAACACGCCGTCCCGAACGGAGGCCCGGCGCAGGGCCCGGTGCGCCGCCGCGACCGCCGCTTCCGTCGCCCGTTGCGTCGCTTCGATATGGCCTATCTCCTCGGCCGTCTTGACGACCCGCCGCTCGAAAAACGGCTCGCGTTTGGTGCCGAGACGGTACCCCAGTTCCTGCAGGCGGCACGCGTGGATGTAAGGGAAATTGCCGGGTACCAAGACCTGCGTGAGACCGGCGTCCTGCAGGATCAGATGGACGATGTCCACCGGTCCAGGCTCTGCCACGCCCTGATCCTTCGCCCGCCGCTCGAGTTGGGAGTAGGACAGCACCCGGTCGACCCGGGCCTGGCTGCGGGCGCGATCCAATTCCAGATCGCTCATGACGACCAGCCGCTCCCCTTTGACCTCCAGATAAATGAAGGGATCGGGCGCGATGAACCGCGTCGCGTAGTACAGGTTCGAGTCGGTTTCGCTGGCGGCGATAAAGAGTGTGGCGCGGTCGGCCGTCATGCAGTGCGCTCCAGGCTGCCGGATGAAAATAGCTGATAGCTCGTTGCAAATAGCCACGAAGAGCTCAAAGGAATTTGGCTGCTCGCTACCGGCTATTCGCTATTTGCGACAAGGACTTCTGGCTTTTGCGTAGATACGCTGAACGGATGCTATCACGCGGTCCGGGGAGGGTCAAGGCGCCGCGGGACCCGGCGGCGCCTCAGAGGGCGGTGCTTTCTCTGTAGATCCCGGGGGCTTTTCATCCGGGCTGACGAGATCCACCGGCAACGTGATCGTGTTCTTCAAGACGTCGAAGGCCAACTGCGCCAGTCCGGTCAACCCCGAGGCGAAGGATTTCATCGGCAGGTACGTGACCTCCGGGTCTTCGATGGAACCTTTGACCTGGAACAGGGCCGTCGCGATGCCTTTGCGTTCACCCGCGAGCAGCCGCCCGAACAGCGGGATCGATTTGAGGAATTGCGAATAGGAGCCGAACGGACTGACGGCCCAGACCATGTCCAACTGGTCCGTGGCCAGGTCGTAATTGCCGGCGGCCGTGATTTTCAGGACCGGGCTGTCGAGAATGATGTTCTCCGACTCGATCAGTCCGTTGCGCGCGGAAACGGTGGCCGACAGCCTGTTGAAGGGCAGTCCCTCTTTGTCGAGATCGACCTTGCCCTGCAGCACCGCCGGCAGG from Nitrospirota bacterium includes:
- a CDS encoding Xaa-Pro peptidase family protein — encoded protein: MTADRATLFIAASETDSNLYYATRFIAPDPFIYLEVKGERLVVMSDLELDRARSQARVDRVLSYSQLERRAKDQGVAEPGPVDIVHLILQDAGLTQVLVPGNFPYIHACRLQELGYRLGTKREPFFERRVVKTAEEIGHIEATQRATEAAVAAAHRALRRASVRDGVLWLDGEPLTSERVKKLINVTLMERDCVAQHTIVAGGEQACDPHHEGSGPLPADRSIIFDVFPRSAASRYFADMSRTVVRGRASAELKRLYWTVKDAQEEAIAQIRDGADGAKIHQGICERFEKAGYKTGLVNGRMQGYFHGTGHGVGLDIHEAPRISRTGSVLQEGHVVTVEPGLYYPGLGAVRIEDMVLVTHDGCRNLTDYPKTFELD